TGACGCCGGTATACAACGAATGTATACTATGTCTATTGTTGTTCGTCGCGGATCGCAACATTTCCAATTGCCGCTTTCGACGGAGAACGCAATGATACACCATCGTATTCTGCCGTACGCCGCCTGTATCGTACTTTTCCTGGTCTCCACACCGGTCGTCCCCGAAGATGAAAAAAAAGATAATCATTCGCTTTTCCTTTTTACCGTCGGCGATACGCTCGTAAATCCGGAAAACGAAAAACGCGACATATCGTACATCGCTCAGCAGCGCTATCTCCTGGTGTACTTTTCGGCGAGCTGGTGCGCGCCTTGCCGCAAATTCACGCCGTTATTGGTGAAATTTTACAAGGCGAAGAAGACCAATCATAATTTCGAAGTTGTGCTTGTCAGCTCGGATGCAAACGAGGGCGCAATGCTTGATTATATGAAAACCGATGCTATGCCGTGGCTCGCCGTTCGTTTTTCAGAGGACGGCGCAAGAAACACGTTGAAACAGAAATACGGCGGCACCGGTATTCCCTGCCTTGTACTGCTGAACGAGAATGACGAGGTCGTTTCCGACAGCTATGTCAACGGCAAGTATGTCGGCCCGCTGAAAGTACTGAACGACCTCAACGCCGCATTGAAACGTTGAGTTCATTTTAAAGCAAAAAACCATGCCAAATCTCCTTTCTATCTGCGTTCATCGCGTAAGCGAAGCCGTTGAACAAGCATAGCGAGGCGGTACGGGTGTTTGATGATACCATACCAGCAAGTCACTCGCGTGTCAAAAACGCCGGCCGATCTCCGCTTGACGACTCGCGGACGCCGGCATATACTTCCGGGAACATTGCGCTGGTGCAGCGAACGTGCATCGTCCGCGATCGGGCATTTCCGGCATGCTGCATCACGACTATTCCCGGAGGCGCGTATGAAACGTTCCCTCTCCCTCGCAATGGCGGCGATAGCTGTCTGCATCATATCGCTGCCGGCCGCCGACAGACTGACCATTGTCGATTATTATCGTATGATACCGGACAAGGCGTTCAAGCACCCGAAATTCATCCTTACCCTGAAGAACGGCGTGTATACGACACCGTCAATTATCGAGGAACAACTGAAACCGACCGTGGACATACCGAACGGTTATCTCTTCGTGGAAGACCCCGGCACCGGCGGCGGCACGACGGGTCATGCGTGCGCGGTGTTCATTGCCGCATCCGGCGTTCCGCATATTGCGCTCAATCAGTTCGCCTTCAACGGGGTCGCCGGTGACAGCGCTCTGTCAATGTTCATCCTGCGCGACGGCATGCTTGTTGACCGCACCGCCGAATGCGCTCCGATGATATCGCTTTCGCTGTTCCTGAAGGATCCCCATGACATCAAACGCATACAATCGGTCATCGGGAAAACGCATCTGTACATGATCCGTACCGAACTCCCGCGCTACGGCACCGACATCGTTACAACACTCATGGTGTTCTCCGGAAAAGCGGAGCTGTATCGCACCGCGGATTGGCTGAGCAGCAAAGAGAAGGCAGAGTACGCAGCATTCTTTGCCATGCCGAAATATGAGACCATCATATTCTCCTGGGATAAAAAGAAAGCACTATTTATTGCCGGCTCGAAAAAATGAAAAGCGCCTACCCCGATATTCTTACCGGTGGAACGGGCAGCTCAATGGAGAAAACGGTCCCCCGCCCCTCCACCGATGAGGCATGAATCACACCCCCGTGCTTTTCGATGACATGCTTGGTCATCGCAAGGCCAAGTCCCGTTCCGCTTACATCGGCAGCGGTACGTGACGAACGATAGAATTCATTGAATATCATGGGCAGTTCCCCGGCGGGAATACCAACGCCGTCATCGGACACCGTTGCGATGACGGCATCCTGTCCGCAGGTGATGGTCACGCGCACCGTTCCGCCCGCGCGCGTATACTTTATCGCGTTTGAGATGAGCTCAAGGAACGCCGCCTGTATCTCCGCGGATGAACCGACGAGCGCTGGACAGTCATGCGCAAGATCAGAATCGATGGCAATATCATTGTTTTTGGCGGTTGGGAGCGCGAGTTCGATGGCACCGGACACCGTACGCGCGATATCGAACCGCTCATTGTCGGTCCCTTCTTTCAGACGGGCGATGGTGAGGTTCAGGAGCGATTTCACGAATGCCAGAAGATGCTCCGTCCGCGTTTCGGCGCGATCGAGCAAGTTCTTCTGATCATCGGTGAGCGGCCCCGTTATCCCGGCCTGAACAGGATGTATGCAGCTTTGTATCGCAGCGATATGCCCCTTGATGTCGTGTGAAACACGGAGCACATACTCGCTCTTTACGCGGTCCTTTTCCTTCAGTTGCCTGTTCGCATCCGCAATACGACGTTCGCGTTCAGCAAGACGCCCCGCGATGTTCGTGACCATGTACAGCGCGATGAACATGAGGCTCACGAAGACGAACGATACACATATGACGAACAACGTGTTCGAATAGAGGGGCGCCGGCAGAAAATTGAGCACTGCATGATGCGCTATCGCACCCGCATATTCGAGCCATACCATCGAGAGAAAGAGCACCGATGCGAAAAGCGTCATGAGCGCGGAATACCGTGCCGGCAGAATGATCCCCGAAATGACGACGTGAAAGATATAGTAGAACATAAAGGGGTTTTCCGCCCCCCCGGTGAAGTGAAGGACAACGGTAATGCAGATAAGGTCGAGTATCACCTGCGAATTCGCGAGCGAACGCGGAGCAGCGGTGACCTTCCTGCGTCTCAGCCCCGCGACGAAGACAGCATACCCTGTATTATACACGGCAATGCACACCGCGGTCATGAGTATCGGGGTCTTTTCTATGGTGACGCCGAAGGCACCGACAGCGAAGGCACCCGCCGCAAGCCCTGCGGCAGCGAGCCAACGCATTGTCACCGCCCAGGCGACCTCGTCCACACTGTGGGTCATATCTGCTTCTTTTCCTCAGCGCATATATCGTTGTCAACGGGCAAGCAGTTCTTCCACTTTCCTGAGCAGTTCCTCGGGCTTTATCGGTTTCTCATAGAACGCATCGGCCTCCGGCTTCAGCGTCGCTGCAGCCTTCGGGTCATCGGTATCGACAGCGGCTCCGTCGTCCTGCAGCCGATAATTCATATCGGGAAGCTCTTTTATGGCGGTCAGCATGATGATCGGGATCTGCCGCATTGACCCATCGCTCTTGAGCGCGGCGCATACCTCGAACCCCTTCTCTATGGTCTCCATCATGACATCGAGTATGATCAAATCGGGTTTCTCAGCGTATGCCTTTGTAAGTCCATCCGCGCCGTTGTACGCGGCGACAGCCGTATGCCCGCGATGGCGCAACACCATGGTGATGGATTCCACGATGTCGATGTCGTTATCAACGATCAGTATCTTTGCCATTATTCTTCGCTCCTTCTCTCGGCAAGTGCCGCATGAAATTCGATCCTGCAGGATACAGGTGAAGGCGCATCGGTGTGTTTAAATCCTACCTGTACAGTATAGTTAACGTTCCCGTCCTGTCAAGTCATCGGGCACGAATGGCCGCTCATGCGCTTGACGAGATCACGTGAAAGAGGTATATTCTGATATATACTATAGAAACACTAGTATATAAGCGATGCGCCTTGAGGGAGGACACCATGCCGAAAGCGACCATTTTAGTGATCGATGATGATGCTGATATCGTCGAGGGAATGCGCATTCTCCTTGAATCGAACGGATACGCTGTGCTTAAAGCATATGAATACGCGAACGCCCTTACACAGGCGCGCACAGCCAGTCCCGCTGTCATCATCCTCGACGCCATGCTCATGCTGAACGACACGCCAGGACTCAACTTCCCGCTTGATATTCGTCGCTCAGTCGCGACAGCACATATTCCGATATTCATGATAACCGCCTTGGACAGCGCGGATAGTGACGGCTTTAATCCCGGCACAGAGGATGAGCAGGTACCCATCGACGCCTTCGAGGGCAAGCCAGTGAATCCTGACGTGCTCCTCAAGAAACTTGATGAACTCGTACGCATGAACAGGAGTCCGTGGGCTGAATACTTCGCACTGAACCCCAAGTAAGAACGCGCCGCACCCTTGACGCAATGCATGCCATCGGTTAGTATGACCTCCAATTCACCGGAGCTTCCGGTCTAAGGACATATCCCCATGTATCGCAAGGAAATTCGCGTGCTCGACTGCTCCATACGCGACGGCGGGCTCATCAATAAATGGCAGTTCTCGGACGCCTTCGTCCGCGCCACGTATCAGGCATTGGCCGAGGCGGGCGTCGACTTCATGGAGATCGGCTATAAAGCCTCCAAGGGGATGTTCGATCCGAAGGAATTCGGTCCGTGGCGCTTCTCTGCCGATGATGATGTCAAGCGCGTCATCGACGGGATAGAGCCGCGCGTGCCGCTCTCCTGCATGGTCGATATCGGCCGCGTCGAGGACAAGGATATCGTCAAGAAAAGCGAATCCCCATTTTCGATGATACGGGTCGCCTGCTATATAAAGGAAGTCGATAAGGCCATCGATCTGTGCAGGATGATAAGCGATAAGGGCTATGAGACCACGGTCAATATCATGGCGGTGTCGACCAATCTCGAGCGTGAGATAGATGAGGCATTGAACGACCTCTCGAAAACCGACATCCCGACGATCTATGTCGTCGATTCCTACGGGGCCATGTACAGCGAGGACGTGACGCATCTCGTGAAGAAATATCAGGACGCGCTCCCCGGGAAGACCATCGGCATACACACGCACAACAATCGCCAGCTCGGTTTCTCCAATACCGTACAGGCCATCATCGACGGGGCGAACATGCTCGATGCGTCGGTATACGGCATAGGCCGCGGGCCGGGCAATTGCTGTTTGGAACTGCTCCTGAGCTTTCTGCAGAACCCGAAATACAAACTGCGCCCGGTCTTAAAGCTCATTCAGGAGGAATATCTCCCCCTCCGCGAAAAGATCGAATGGGGCTACATCATCCCGTATATGATAACCGGCGTGCTCAACGAACACCCGCGCGTTGCCATCAAGTTCCGCGATACGCCCGAACGCGACGACTTCGTGAAATTCTACGACACACTCGTCACCCCGGAAGCGGAAGAGGATATCCGTAAAGGCGCGCATCAATAGCGGCCAACACCGATCAAGGAGCGGAAGAGCATGGTCGAGAGCGTAACATTCTTTTCGGAAGGGAATAAGATCGCCGGTCATCTCTATCTGCCGCCGACAACGCCCGCAAAGGCCGTCGTGCTCTGTCACGGCTTCGCCGGGATAAAAGAAATATTGCTCCCTGCATATGCACAGGCGTTCGCGAACAACGGATACGCCGCGCTCGTCTTCGACTACCGCGGCTTCGGCGAGAGTGAGGGCGAGCGGGGGCGATTCGTTCCGCTCGAACAGGTCGCCGACATTCGAAACGCGATGACGTATCTGCAGACGCGTCCCGAGGTCCGGCGCGATGCCATCGGGCTTTGGGGAACGAGCTTCGGCGGGGCGAACGCGATACATGCCGCAGCATACGATGAGCGCGTGCGTGCGCTCGTCGTGCAGATAACGTTCGCGAGCGGCGAGCGCATGGTGCTCGGCGGCCAGGACGAAGCGGGCAAAGCGAAGGTGCGCGCAACGATACAGAAGGTCTGGGAACGCGAGGTGACGACGAACAAGAAAATGCTCCTCGCGCCCGATCAGATACTCACCGATGACGATTCCAAAGCGTTCTACGGCGGCATGATGCAGAAGCACGAGACGCTTCGAACGAAGATACCGCTCGTCACGCTCAAGCATATCATCGAATACATCCCCGAGGATGCCGTACCGGCGCTCTGCGTCCCCATCTCGATCATCGGCGCCGAGGACGATATCGTCTGTCCGGTAAGCGAATCGAAGGCGCTCTTCGCTGCGGCGAACGAGCCCAAAGAGCTTCACATCATCCCGCATGCGCGGCATTTCACCGTATACGAAGGAACATCGTTCACGCTCTCAAGCGGTTACGCGATCGCCTGGATGAACAAGCATCTCTCGTGATCATACCAAAGAATAACAAGTGCCGCGGCATTGCCGCCCGTCTCCATCGCGAGATCGCCGCATCGCTCAAATAGCCGGGCATAGACCGATATTCTCCATACGTTTTGAGCTTTCGTCCATTTCTTCGAACGATCGATATACCTATCTTCTCCATAATAATTCTCGAAGAGGTCTATCGATGCAATTCTCATTCATGACATTCTCGACCCCGGAGCTCGCTCTTGCCGAAGTGCTCGCGACAGCACAGCGATTCGGCTACGACTCGGTTGAACTCCGCCTCGATTCAGGCCATACACACGGCATTGAAGTTACGCTCTCCGGTGATGATCGGAAGCGTGTACGCGAAGCCGTTGCGCGTTCCGGCAAAGCGATATCCTGTCTCGCCACTTCATGCGTATTCGCCGATCCGGCAAAACGCGAGGCGATGACAGCCGATGCACTTCTGCGCATCACGCTTGCCGGCGACATCGGTGCGCCGACGATGCGCGTGTTCGGCGGTGTTTTTCCGGATACTATATCGCGCGAGGAAGCGATAGCCGGCGTTGTTTCATCGCTCAGGCGGCTTGCTGACGCCGCGGCAAAACACAATGTCATCGTCTGTATGGAAACGCATGACGCCTGGTGCGACCCCGCGCATGTCGCCGAAGTGCTCACGCGGGTGGATCATCCGAACATCGCCGCGAACTGGGATATTCTGCATCCGATACGAATGGGTCTCGCGACGATAGGCTCATCGTTCGAAGCGCTCAAACCATGGATACGCCACATGCACATCCATGACTGGAAGAACGACGCGCTCGCGCCCATCGGCACGGGTATTGTCGATCACGAAAAAGCGCTTGCGCTCGTTCGGGGCATCGGCTACACCGGAGCGGCGAGCGGCGAATGGATAAACTGGGAACCGTATGAAACGCATCTCCCGCGGGAGATAGCGACGCTGAAAACGTATCGCTGATCATCTCCAAATATTTTTTCAGCGGACCGCTTTGATCATCACCCTGCCGAGAACATATCCGAGGAACACGCATCCGATGCCGAGCACGACGCTCATGAGCACGTTCATAACGCCAAGACGCATTTCCCCATCGCGGAGGAGATTGAACGTCTCCAGGCCGAACGATGAGAACGTCGTATACCCGCCGAGCACGCCTGTGAATAGGAACAATCGCACATTGGGCGATATGATCCTCTCCTCGACGAAGCTCCAGAGAAAACCGATGATGAAGCACCCGCTCACATTGACGATGAACGTACCCCACGGGGCGATGCTCGAGAGATATTTCTGGGACGCCGCGCTCACGAGATAGCGCGAGACAGCGCCTATCGACCCGCCAAGCGCGATGTATACTATTTTATCCATGCTCGTGCGGCTGACTATAGGTGAGCGAGATTAAAATGTCAAGGCGCGGACCAGCCTGCGGCGCTACGAACCGGCATGCATCTGCGCTTTTTTCCGCGTGAACTCATGGAGCGCTATCGTCGTCTCGCGTTTTATGAATTCAGCGAGCACACGTACATCCTCTGCCGTATGCGAAAGGAATTCAATGCCTATCCTTCCGCCCTTGACGTGACGCACCCTGCTCATGAGCGAGAAATCGCCCATGTCCGGTATCTTGAAGATTATCGTAAGCATATCGCCCTCGGTGAAGAATTGCTGCACCTTGAGCGTGGCCCCCGTCATTGACAGATCGGTGACAAGGCATGTGGAGCGTGTGTTCCCGAAAATATAACGCGCCTCGAACGATACCCGTACACGGCCGCTTTTTCTATTGTTCTTCGGCTTTACGGCGAAACGCTTCAGCTCCTCACGTCCGGGCCGTGCTTTGACCGGGACTATCTCCGCAATGGGCATATGCCGGCGCAGGGAAGACAGCTTCTGATGTGCTGTTACGCTGATATTTGTCTTCAAGTGCATGTACGGCTCCGCACGGTTCTATCGACAGGTATATGGTACCATATAATCCGACCGGGACCGCAACGATACAGCTATGTAACTAATCGGATATCTGAACGGCGAACGCAGGTGCCGCTCTGTTATGTTACCTGGAACGGCGTTCCGCGCCGCCCGGACAATGTTATATCTTGAGAAGCAGCCCGAGCGAGCCGCCGGAATTCCCGCCGTAGTAATTGTATTCCGCAAAAATGGCGAGGTTCTCCGTGATAAAATAGTTCACGCCATCGGACGACCAAAACCCTATCCCGGTAGGGTTCCAATACCACAAATACGTGGTGTTCCAGCCCGGCACGATATTGAACCCAACGCCAAGGCCGATATAGAAATCGAGATTGTCGACGAAGGTAATACCGAGCTTAAGGCTTTTTATACTGAAATGGACCGTCGCCAAGCCGCCGACACCGAATGAAGAGCCCCACGCCCACCACGGGACGAAGTCCGCATATCCGCGAGCGGTAATACCGAATTGAAGCGGGACAACGTCGGCGATCCTCCATTCAGCGAAAACGAATTCAACTCCGCCGCCGACACCGAACCCGAAATAACTATAGTGCGCCCCGACTTCCATCATGAAATTTCCCGGCTTCAACCAGCTTGTTATGGCCAGCGGCTTAGCAGCCCCGAACGATGTTGATACTGCCAAGCCGCACGCGATCGCCGCGATCATAAGCTTACGGATCATACGCTTATCTCCTTGAATTTACTTTCAGCATCTCTGCTGTCAGGACGTGCATAACGTACAAATCTAAAAACAATAGTCAATCGATCCTGCTTCCCCGATATGTGCGGCATGACTTCGGCCGCGCCCTTTAAAACGTTATGACCTTATCCGCCCATTCCACCATGTTGACACAATCGGTCATAGTGGAGATGGGGCACGCCGCAGAGGCGTCCATGTGCCGCGATCTCAAGCACGTTCCGCACGCGAGAATGACACCTCCCGCGTCGACGAACGCGTTAAGCTGCACTGCGGTATCGTATTTCTCATGGGTGATGCTCTCGCATTCGACCGCCTCGCCCATGAGGAATACTTTGACCTCATGCCCTTTTTTCGATGCGACGGCGAACCGGAATGCATTCCATGACTTTTCCGGTTCTTTTGTTTCGAGAATGATACCGATTTTCATCGTTCTCTCCG
This DNA window, taken from Spirochaetota bacterium, encodes the following:
- the crcB gene encoding fluoride efflux transporter CrcB — translated: MDKIVYIALGGSIGAVSRYLVSAASQKYLSSIAPWGTFIVNVSGCFIIGFLWSFVEERIISPNVRLFLFTGVLGGYTTFSSFGLETFNLLRDGEMRLGVMNVLMSVVLGIGCVFLGYVLGRVMIKAVR
- a CDS encoding response regulator; this translates as MAKILIVDNDIDIVESITMVLRHRGHTAVAAYNGADGLTKAYAEKPDLIILDVMMETIEKGFEVCAALKSDGSMRQIPIIMLTAIKELPDMNYRLQDDGAAVDTDDPKAAATLKPEADAFYEKPIKPEELLRKVEELLAR
- a CDS encoding aldolase catalytic domain-containing protein; translated protein: MYRKEIRVLDCSIRDGGLINKWQFSDAFVRATYQALAEAGVDFMEIGYKASKGMFDPKEFGPWRFSADDDVKRVIDGIEPRVPLSCMVDIGRVEDKDIVKKSESPFSMIRVACYIKEVDKAIDLCRMISDKGYETTVNIMAVSTNLEREIDEALNDLSKTDIPTIYVVDSYGAMYSEDVTHLVKKYQDALPGKTIGIHTHNNRQLGFSNTVQAIIDGANMLDASVYGIGRGPGNCCLELLLSFLQNPKYKLRPVLKLIQEEYLPLREKIEWGYIIPYMITGVLNEHPRVAIKFRDTPERDDFVKFYDTLVTPEAEEDIRKGAHQ
- a CDS encoding response regulator, translated to MPKATILVIDDDADIVEGMRILLESNGYAVLKAYEYANALTQARTASPAVIILDAMLMLNDTPGLNFPLDIRRSVATAHIPIFMITALDSADSDGFNPGTEDEQVPIDAFEGKPVNPDVLLKKLDELVRMNRSPWAEYFALNPK
- a CDS encoding alpha/beta fold hydrolase, giving the protein MVESVTFFSEGNKIAGHLYLPPTTPAKAVVLCHGFAGIKEILLPAYAQAFANNGYAALVFDYRGFGESEGERGRFVPLEQVADIRNAMTYLQTRPEVRRDAIGLWGTSFGGANAIHAAAYDERVRALVVQITFASGERMVLGGQDEAGKAKVRATIQKVWEREVTTNKKMLLAPDQILTDDDSKAFYGGMMQKHETLRTKIPLVTLKHIIEYIPEDAVPALCVPISIIGAEDDIVCPVSESKALFAAANEPKELHIIPHARHFTVYEGTSFTLSSGYAIAWMNKHLS
- a CDS encoding DsrE family protein, with amino-acid sequence MKIGIILETKEPEKSWNAFRFAVASKKGHEVKVFLMGEAVECESITHEKYDTAVQLNAFVDAGGVILACGTCLRSRHMDASAACPISTMTDCVNMVEWADKVITF
- a CDS encoding PilZ domain-containing protein; this translates as MHLKTNISVTAHQKLSSLRRHMPIAEIVPVKARPGREELKRFAVKPKNNRKSGRVRVSFEARYIFGNTRSTCLVTDLSMTGATLKVQQFFTEGDMLTIIFKIPDMGDFSLMSRVRHVKGGRIGIEFLSHTAEDVRVLAEFIKRETTIALHEFTRKKAQMHAGS
- a CDS encoding HAMP domain-containing sensor histidine kinase is translated as MTHSVDEVAWAVTMRWLAAAGLAAGAFAVGAFGVTIEKTPILMTAVCIAVYNTGYAVFVAGLRRRKVTAAPRSLANSQVILDLICITVVLHFTGGAENPFMFYYIFHVVISGIILPARYSALMTLFASVLFLSMVWLEYAGAIAHHAVLNFLPAPLYSNTLFVICVSFVFVSLMFIALYMVTNIAGRLAERERRIADANRQLKEKDRVKSEYVLRVSHDIKGHIAAIQSCIHPVQAGITGPLTDDQKNLLDRAETRTEHLLAFVKSLLNLTIARLKEGTDNERFDIARTVSGAIELALPTAKNNDIAIDSDLAHDCPALVGSSAEIQAAFLELISNAIKYTRAGGTVRVTITCGQDAVIATVSDDGVGIPAGELPMIFNEFYRSSRTAADVSGTGLGLAMTKHVIEKHGGVIHASSVEGRGTVFSIELPVPPVRISG
- a CDS encoding thioredoxin-like domain-containing protein produces the protein MIHHRILPYAACIVLFLVSTPVVPEDEKKDNHSLFLFTVGDTLVNPENEKRDISYIAQQRYLLVYFSASWCAPCRKFTPLLVKFYKAKKTNHNFEVVLVSSDANEGAMLDYMKTDAMPWLAVRFSEDGARNTLKQKYGGTGIPCLVLLNENDEVVSDSYVNGKYVGPLKVLNDLNAALKR
- a CDS encoding sugar phosphate isomerase/epimerase family protein, with translation MQFSFMTFSTPELALAEVLATAQRFGYDSVELRLDSGHTHGIEVTLSGDDRKRVREAVARSGKAISCLATSCVFADPAKREAMTADALLRITLAGDIGAPTMRVFGGVFPDTISREEAIAGVVSSLRRLADAAAKHNVIVCMETHDAWCDPAHVAEVLTRVDHPNIAANWDILHPIRMGLATIGSSFEALKPWIRHMHIHDWKNDALAPIGTGIVDHEKALALVRGIGYTGAASGEWINWEPYETHLPREIATLKTYR